The Oryza brachyantha chromosome 7, ObraRS2, whole genome shotgun sequence genomic interval AACGTACTAGCATTTCAGACCAAACCTGAAAACATTCAATAGAAAcgctttatttttgttgtattattatgaaaagttttaaaatatttttttacatccaAGTGTTtcaatcaattattttaaaagggGTACGAATCCTCATTTGGACCAATACTTCCAAATTTCAGCTAAATCACATTAATCGTCAATCCATCTTGAACCATTTCAGACCAAACTTGAAAACACTCGCGCcccatatttttgtttctgcttaCGCCTatgagccaaaatttgaatttttaatcttaaatttataattaattttggtttttcaccgaagtttattttttttagtcttagcttttagattgctaagaatatatttataaaagttttattcgtaaattatttttcgatcgtaaatatgtcgtttggattttttatgaaaatcgAGACAATTACCTCCTCAAAACGTAAGGATTCTTTGGAatgaagaaattttttaaaaaacacaaaatatgaatattttatataaaattttcataaaattgaTTCGTTCCGAAGGTGCAATGCAAAACAATTTGAACAAGAGATACACACATTCTTTTGTTCATTCATCCCCTCCACCTATATCCAAAAGCTGGGCCAGCTGCATTCTTATGCATGGATTCATGTGCAGagcattttcaatttttttcaaaaggcacaccctaaaaaaaattaaaaacatttttttctctacacTAGGCTAAGCTGCCGTACTTTATTTATTCCTCTACACTTCCACTACCacaagaaagagaagagaagagaagagaagagggagaaataaaaattctctctttttctttcttctcttcttcttcttcctcctctcccctgcCTCGTCTCTGCTGCTCTCTCTGCAGTCGCAGGGATCCCGAATCGGAGCTCGCCCGCGGCTGCCCCGTGGGCCCCGCGCCCCGCCATTGCCGCTGTTCTTGCCGCGGGGGCGCGCTTCTTGATCTGCCGAATTCGGCCGTGGCGCGCAAAGGTGGGGATTTTACGGCGAGATTTGGTCCGGGAGGgagggcctcgccgccgcgggatTCCGCGGGCCATTTCTGGCCCCGTTtcttgggatttttttttgttggagttCTTGTGGTTTGGATCGGTAGGTGGTCGGGGGTGGAGCTGGAAAAGGTGGTTCCTTTGGCCACCGAATTCcagttctctctcttttttcacaGCCTGTTGGCATTTTCTTGCCTGATTAGGTAGGATTGGGTGTCGATTTCTGAGCTCGTGGGTGGTGTGGCTCCTGTGCCATTAGGCTGTGATCTGCATCCGGGGTTCGCGCACAATCTGGGAGTGTGGAGATTTGGGAGGTTTTCTCCTTCCTGTGCTCTATGAGGAGCAGCTTCCTGTCGGAATCGCCCTGCGATGAGCAGCACATCCATGGCTTCAACCCGCAGTCATGGCTGCAGGTGGAGCGGGGGAAGCTGCCCAAGTCATCCTACTCGCCTTCCTCCATGTAAGAAACAGTACATTCGATCCAGAGATTTCCATTTTCTTTAGTCTGTTGAGATCATTCCAGTGTGATGCTACTGAACTGAACTGGGGTATCCTGATTAGTGCTAATTCCTTGCTGTGTGCAGTGAGTCACTCATAAAGATTGCGGAGCCGCCTGTTGTGCCATTGTATAAACCGCTGGATTATGTGGAAGTGCTGTCCAGGATCCATGAGGAGCTCGAGCAATGTGTGCCGAGTGAGCGGCCTGGGCTGTATTTGATACAGTCCCAGGTGTTTCGGGGCCTTGGGGAGGCGAAACTGCGCCAGAGGAGCCTGCATTCTGCGTGGCGCTGCGCGACCACCGTGCATGAGAAGGTTGTATTTGGGGCATGGCTGCGGTATGAGAAGCGGGGGGAGGATATCATTTCTGATGTCCTCGCATCATGTAGGAAGTGTTGCCGGGAGTTTGGGCCACTTGATGTCTCATCTGAGATGCCCGTGGGAGACTTTGAGATAATTGGTTCTTGTGAAACATGCCCATCCTCACAAGTTTCCTCTATGGTGACCTTCCAAATAAGCGATGGGAAGGTGACATGTGATAGGTCTAAGATTGCTGTTTTATCGATCCCGTTTTGGTCCATGCTCAATGGACCATTCACCGAGTCACAgcttgatgttgttgatttgtCAGAAAATGATATCTCACTGGAGGGCATGAGGGCTGTATCTGAATTTAGTTGTACATATAGCTTAGAGGACTTGCCTTTGGAAATCTTGTTGGAGATCCTGGTGTTTGCAAATACATTTTGTTGTGACAGACTTAAAGATGCATGTGATAGGAAACTAGCTTCATTTGTCTCATCAAGGCAGGATGCTGTTGAGCTAATGGCATTGGCATTTGACGAAAATGCACCAGTCCTCGCTGCATCTTGCTTGCAAGTGTTTCTACAGGATCTTCCAGATTGTTTAACTGATGAGCATGTAGTTAGCCTATTCTTGACTGCAACTGAACAGCAACAACACATAATGGTTGGACATGCCTCCTTTTTGTTATATTGTTTTCTTAGTGAGGTTGCTATGAACATTGATCCAAGGACAGAGGCAACTTTGTGCTTGTCAGAGAAGCTTGTTCAATTGGCAGTTACTCCTACGCAGAAGCAAATAGCTTTTCATCAGCTTGGATGTATTAGGCTCTTGAGGAAGGAATATAATGAAGCTGAACACCAATTTAGCATTGCCTTCTCTGCTGGTCATGTGTATTCCATTGCTGGTCTTGCTAGAATTGCTGGTATAAAAGGTAGAAAGGGTTTGGCTTATGAGAAGCTCAGTTCAGTCATAACATCAAGTGTACCACTAGGATGGATGTATATGGAGAGATCTCTGTATTCAGAAGGTGATAAAAAGTTGGCAGACCTTGACAAAGCAACCGAGCTGGATCCAACTCTTACTTACCCTTACATGTATCGAGCTACATCCTTGATGAGAAAAAAGGATGCAAGACTTGCCTTAGAGGAAATCAACCGGCTGTTGGGTTTCAAGTTAGCGCTGGAGTGCCTGGAGCTACGGATTTGTCTGTATCTAGCTCTCGAAGACTACAAATCTGCAATTTGTGATATCCATGCAATTCTTACACTGTCTCCTGAGtaccggatgttggaaggacGTGTAGCTGCTTCCAAAATCGGAACCCTTCTTGGGGCACATGTTGAGCAGTGGAATACCGCTGAATGTTGGCTTCAGCTCTATGAGCGCTGGTCATCAGTGGATGATATTGGTTCGCTTTCAGTAATTTACAGGATGCTTGAGTCAGATGCAGCAAAAGGTGTTTTGTACTTTAGGCAATCTTTGCTTCTCCTTAGGTAACTTCCACTAAcaccttttttatataatccCCTTATTTCCATTTTGCTCTCAATTTAACTATGGAtgatgattaatatttttggttGCCAGGTTGAACTGTCCTGAGGCTGCAATGCGCAGTTTGCAATTGGCAAGGCTACACGCAGCAACTGAACCTGAACGACTAGTGTATGAGGGTTGGCTTCTGTATGACACTGGGCACTGTGAGGAGGCCCTGCAAAAAGCAGAGGAATCTATTTCTATTCAAAGGTCATTTGAGGCTTTCTTTCTGAAAGCCTATGTTTTGGCTGACTCAGGTGTTGATCCTTCTTATTCTGCAACTGTTATATCACTTCTTGAAGATGCACTGAAGTGCCCTTCAGACCGGCTTCGGAAGGGTCAGGTTAGTACTGTTGTGCACGCGCACACAAATGATTCAAGGCGATATTCACTTATGCTAATTGATTTGTTTCAGATACTTGGTTTATCACATATGGCTAAGACTTACTAAGGTGTAGGGCAACATGGTTTTCCCAAACTTCCTATATCTTGAAGACCTTGTATGGCCTGTTAGACAATAAACAAAGTGAAGAAAACATTtgatattgaaaaataataataaaatgagGCATGAGCATTCCTGTTATATTGCTCACTCAAATGTGGGGTtattctgttctttttttttttgataatggaTTATATTAAACCCGGCCTCTACACCTTGTTAGGGTGTACACAACCAAGGGGCTATTCTGTTCTGCACATAGACTAAGGAGACATTGAAAATCCTAGACTATCCCTAGTCCTTGTCTCTAGCTGCTATAGAAAGCTGGGTGCATTGTGCTATTAAATATGccttaaatttttggacaaggctattaaaagaaaaacttacaTTTGTGGACAGAACGAGCAGTTGCCTCGGTGAAATAAGAGTAACTGGGATAATCTTATGATCTTATCTTGTCATTGTCGGGTTAACCACACATTATATTCATCCAGAACTATTCCAATAACACACAATTTTCTATCCTTGATGTTGAAGCATCATCAGTGTAATATAGTACATAGAAATGCTGTTTTGTGCTTGTCCATGATGCCTAGATGCATGAACAAACAGAAAGTTTAAAGAGTCTTAATCATGAACTCATGCACCAAAGGGCGACATTCCTGCTGTGATCTTTGTCTGAAATTGATCATGCTAGTTAATTTAAATAGATCCATATACTGTATGATGAGTTGATGACTACCAGTAATACAACATCCATTTTTCCCCTAACTTGCTTAGTCAGATCCAACAAGTTGGTGTCCATCGCTCCTTATGATAAGCTGCTTTTAATGTTGTGTTTACATAATTCTACCTGCAGGCTTTGAACAATCTTGGTGGTGTTTATGTTGACTGTGAAAAGTTAGATGCAGCAGCTGATTGCTACACAAGTGCTTTGAAGATCCGACACACTAGGGCACATCAAGGTCTTGCGCGCGTTCATTTTCTCAGGAATAACAGGGATGCTGCATATGAAGAAATGACAAAGTTGATAGAGAAAGCTAAAAACAATGCTTCGGCTTATGAGAAACGTTCTGAATATTGTGAAAGAGAGCAAACTATGACAGATTTGCAAATAGTGACCCAGCTGGATCCATTGCGGGTTTACCCTTACAGATACCGAGCAGCAGGTTAgaataaagtaaaatttacttaataCAGAGTAGTTGATAtttaccttaaatttgaatagTGTGTAGCCAGGTTATTCTCTATATTATCTCCGTGTCTGCAAGGATAACTGTTAAATCATGCTTGTtggaaaaaagatattttactGCTATCATCTTCAGTAGAGTAAATATATGCTTTCATTACTGAAACTTCTTTTGTTCATAGCAAGTTTAGTTAGCGAGCTATTGACTGAACTGGGATACACTACTGCTTGCCTATAATTCCCTTTGTATTCATTTCTTGTATTTGAACTTTGAAAAGGCAGAACTTTCAATACTGAAGGTCTGATATTTTCCTTTCAAATAAGGGACACCACTGTTTActgaatttaactattttagatctgtaattattttgaagaaaaaaatcagagtaGTTGAAAGGCTTTGATGGCTTTGGCTTGCAGTACTGATGGATAGTCACAAGGAGAAAGAGGCAATTGCAGAGCTCACAAGGGCAATTGCATTCAAAGCTGACCTCCACCTATTGCATCTTCGCGCGGCATTCCATGAGCATATCGGGGATGTCCCTAGCGCGCTTCGTGATTGTCGAGCCGCCCTCTCTTTGGACCCAAATCACCAAGAAATGCTGGAGCTTCAGAAACGAGTGAACAGCCAAGAACCCTAACAAATTGTGGTGCTACTTTCGATCATTGTATACCATGATTTTCCTGCTACATAGGTGTGCTGACTTCATCCaattttcttcatttctttGTCAATTACTGTAATATGATGTATTCAgcaagaaagggaaaaaaaagaactagtTCTTTGGAAGCCACCATCGATGAATCTTAGCACTCGATGCCCTGCTGGCTTTCTTCTGTAAAAGTAATGCCTAATCACTGAACTGTTGTCTCCTGGAAATGAAAATCCCCGTGCATAATGTAACTTTCAGGTCCGTATTTTGGCTCTGAGATTTTGATATAATGAACCTTGCATGCAATTTTTTGCTTAATTCAAAGTTATGCATTCATATTTCAGTTAGTGTGCATCTTGGTTGCACTTGCACCATCAACCTTTTTTCTTCAGAGTTGCTCCTGCATGGTTGCAATTTCAATGGCTTTTCCTTTGCTTTGTTTAGTCCTCTGAACATTAGTGTGCTGGACATaagaccttgtttagtttgcaaaaactttttacaaaaatattttggacacatatttaaagtattaaacgtagtctaattacaaaaccaATTTCGGATtccgtctggaaaccgcgagacaaatcttttgattctaattaattcgccattagtatatgttggttaacatatagtacttatggctaatcacgtcttaattaagctcaaaagattcatcttacgatttttcctataattatgtatttagttttaacgtttatgtatatttaatgctttatttaggtgttcaaagatttgatacgatatttttggaaaagtttttgaaaacttaaGTAGCAGTAACACCTTTGCATATATCCTTCAGAATATCTGGTTCACTCGTGCCGAATCTTTTGTCAACAAAAACTACATTGACAGTGATATCTTTTGACAAAAAGTACATAGACAAAGTTTGACACCAACGTGCACGCTGAACATGATGGCAACGGCGTGGTAAACAACGGGAGTTTTTGTCTTAGCTGATGACATTGTATAATTAACAAGAGACTGTAATGATGATAAGGCTGTTAAAAACAACAACAGGAGATGCAGGCGCCTGTTGTATAGTTTTGTCTGGTTCAAGTTTCTGCATTGGTGACTCAACCCATTCTCTGTAACCACTCCCAGAGGGGTGATGGTATgacttatttatgaaaaaattaaacgataatttataaataaaaaataatatatatatatatatatttcttaatgatcaaaaataaactctaaacttaaggttagaaatttaaattttggcttataaatataaatataagcgaaaagatgaaagACGTGCTGaaatcacctttttttttctgatatataattattgtgtCATACTATGATATGGTAGggtttttaaaacaaagaatAGGTGATAGAAATAACTTCACTTTGGAACTTCGATCTTTCCAAACAAAACATGGCCTAATCAAAATACCCTTTAAAAAAGTCATACTAGTACAACTTTGAGCGTTGATTTTGGATCGGACGGTGCACAACACAAGTACACAACCCATACAAACCCTCCGGGCTCCAGCTAGCGACACTTGTCACCGCCACCGAAGGCCCATGCGCGTCCAGCCGGAGGCCCATCACAGGCCCACCGCCGCGACACGTGTCCCCTCCTCCCGCAACCTCACCGACGGCCTAGCAATGGCGATACTACTACTAGCACTACTCACCTCCGCCCCTTCCAGAACCTTCCTTTCCCGAAATAGCCACCGACCCCCGCCACCGCAAGATCCCCGCCGCCAGCGAGCTAGCTCGACCTGTCCGGCTCCGGCCCCCTCTTTCAGCTGCCGCGCTCCTTCTTTGTCGGTGggaggaggtgaggtgagATGATGTTGAAGAGTCCggtgaaggaggaggaggggagccgcgggggcggaggcggctcgGAGGCTGTGGGGGAGGatgcgggggcgggggcgggggcgccgAGGCCGATGGAGGGGCTGCACGAcgccgggccgccgccgttccTGACGAAGACCTACGACATggtggacgacggcggcaccGACGGCGTCGTGTCGTGGGGCGCCGCGGGCAACAGCTTCGTGGTGTGGGACCCCCACGCCTTCGCCACCGTCCTGCTGCCCAGGTTCTTCAAGCACAGAAACTTCTCCAGCTTCGTCAGGCAGCTCAACACCTATGTAAGCTTcggctccccccccccccccccccccccacaattttatttttgtctctgCGTTTGCAGCTCAACACCTATGTAAGCTAGCACCCATAAAATGTAGCCAAACTCTTGCTGTTCTTGATGCCCCAAATCCAATGTGGGCCGCGATCGGCAAGTTAGCTAAATAGCCTAGATTCTCTTGTTTTCCGTAAGCACGTTTCTCGAACTGTTAaccggtgtattttttgcgaaaatattttctatagaaaagttgatctattttacatttttttaataattaattaatcatgtactaatctattactacgttttctgcgCCGCACCTCCCCCttctgccgaacgcggccgtGGTATGACTATCTGTTGTGTGTAAGAAGTTGGTGCAACCATCCAAATTGCCTTGTCAATTGTCATTTGTGGtcattgaaattttaacaGAGGAAATTAGTTAGGCATTTAAGGTTGCCGAGTACTTTTCAGCTATTATGGTTGATAAGTGGGGATTTCAGATCGATTTTTTTGGTGACAAGGACATATGATCTTTGGGAACAATTGTGATATTTCATCACACAAGCAAAGTTAGCTGCCTAAAGTGCGGATAAACATCAATTATGTACTATTTGGTGTTTTTGTGTACAGAAGCACATAGAAATCCTGGATAGACAAACCTCTGTTGCATAGCAAGCAACTTATGGACAAATGTTTGTTGGATGACAGCTGGCCTAGATCTGAAAATTTggacttttctcttttttgttgGCCAGTGCTATAATTGTTAAGAAAGGTTGTTAAGGGAGAAGCAAAGGTTACTGCAGAAAATGATGCGATGTTTGTTTAGATGGATGCAGCATTGCCCTACCTGCATGTGCTGTAGTACTG includes:
- the LOC102704540 gene encoding ETO1-like protein 1, which gives rise to MRSSFLSESPCDEQHIHGFNPQSWLQVERGKLPKSSYSPSSIESLIKIAEPPVVPLYKPLDYVEVLSRIHEELEQCVPSERPGLYLIQSQVFRGLGEAKLRQRSLHSAWRCATTVHEKVVFGAWLRYEKRGEDIISDVLASCRKCCREFGPLDVSSEMPVGDFEIIGSCETCPSSQVSSMVTFQISDGKVTCDRSKIAVLSIPFWSMLNGPFTESQLDVVDLSENDISLEGMRAVSEFSCTYSLEDLPLEILLEILVFANTFCCDRLKDACDRKLASFVSSRQDAVELMALAFDENAPVLAASCLQVFLQDLPDCLTDEHVVSLFLTATEQQQHIMVGHASFLLYCFLSEVAMNIDPRTEATLCLSEKLVQLAVTPTQKQIAFHQLGCIRLLRKEYNEAEHQFSIAFSAGHVYSIAGLARIAGIKGRKGLAYEKLSSVITSSVPLGWMYMERSLYSEGDKKLADLDKATELDPTLTYPYMYRATSLMRKKDARLALEEINRLLGFKLALECLELRICLYLALEDYKSAICDIHAILTLSPEYRMLEGRVAASKIGTLLGAHVEQWNTAECWLQLYERWSSVDDIGSLSVIYRMLESDAAKGVLYFRQSLLLLRLNCPEAAMRSLQLARLHAATEPERLVYEGWLLYDTGHCEEALQKAEESISIQRSFEAFFLKAYVLADSGVDPSYSATVISLLEDALKCPSDRLRKGQALNNLGGVYVDCEKLDAAADCYTSALKIRHTRAHQGLARVHFLRNNRDAAYEEMTKLIEKAKNNASAYEKRSEYCEREQTMTDLQIVTQLDPLRVYPYRYRAAVLMDSHKEKEAIAELTRAIAFKADLHLLHLRAAFHEHIGDVPSALRDCRAALSLDPNHQEMLELQKRVNSQEP